Proteins co-encoded in one Brassica rapa cultivar Chiifu-401-42 chromosome A02, CAAS_Brap_v3.01, whole genome shotgun sequence genomic window:
- the LOC103850375 gene encoding 40S ribosomal protein S15-4 — translation MADEAAKAGIVKKRTFKKFAFRGVDLDALLDTSTDDLVKLFSSRIRRRFSRGLTRKPMALIKKLRKAKRDAPAGEKPEAVRTHLRNMIIVPEMIGSIIGVYNGKTFNQVEVKPEMIGHYLAEFSISYKPVKHGRPGVGATNSSRFIPLK, via the exons ATG GCGGATGAGGCTGCTAAGGCTGGGATCGTGAAAAAGAGAACGTTCAAGAAGTTTGCCTTCAGAGGAGTCGATCTCGATGCTCTTCTCGACACGTCTACTGATGATCTTGTCAAGCTCTTCAGTTCCCGTATTCGCAGAAG GTTCTCTAGAGGGTTGACGAGAAAGCCTATGGCTTTGATCAAGAAATTGCGAAAAGCA AAAAGGGATGCACCAGCTGGTGAGAAGCCAGAAGCAGTGAGAACTCACTTAAGGAACATGATCATAGTGCCAGAAATGATTGGAAGCATCATTGGTGTATACAATGGAAAGACATTTAACCAAGTCGAAGTCAAGCCTGAGATGATTGGTCATTACTTGGCTGAGTTTTCAATCTCATATAAGCCTGTTAAGCATGGTAGGCCTGGTGTTGGTGCCACCAATTCCTCCAGGTTTATCCCTCTCAAGTGA
- the LOC103850373 gene encoding protein PELPK1, producing the protein MARMKKSLFAILLSSPLLIICLIALFADPVSVGARRLLEEIPKPEIPKLPELPHPELPKFEVPKLPELPKPELPKLPEFPKPELPKMPEIPKPELPKFPEIPKPELPKMPEVPKAEVPKLMETPKTEAPKVPEVPKPELPKVPEIPKPEMPKVPEIPKPELPKVPEIKKPELPKMPETPKPEAPKFPEVPKPEMPKVPEIPKPELPKVPEIPKPELPKVPEVPKPELPKVPEIKKPELPKMPETPKPEAPKLPEVPKPEMPKVPEIPKPELPKVPEIPKPELPKVPEIPKPELPKMPEIPKPELPKVPEIKKPELPKMPEIPKPEAPKLPEIQKPELPTIPEVPKPDVPKVPEIPKPELPKMPEVPKLPEFPKVPGTH; encoded by the coding sequence ATGGCACGGATGAAGAAGAGTCTCTTTGCTATTCTCCTCTCATCACCACTTCTGATCATCTGTCTTATTGCATTGTTCGCTGATCCGGTTTCAGTCGGAGCTCGCAGGCTACTGGAGGAGATTCCTAAACCTGAGATACCAAAATTGCCTGAACTACCTCATCCAGAGCTACCGAAATTCGAAGTTCCCAAGTTGCCAGAGCTCCCTAAACCAGAGCTGCCTAAGTTACCTGAGTTCCCAAAGCCTGAGCTACCAAAAATGCCAGAGATTCCGAAGCCTGAGTTGCCTAAGTTCCCGGAGATTCCTAAGCCTGAGTTGCCAAAGATGCCAGAGGTTCCAAAGGCTGAGGTGCCTAAGTTGATGGAGACTCCGAAGACTGAGGCTCCAAAGGTACCAGAGGTTCCTAAGCCCGAGTTACCAAAGGTACCAGAGATTCCTAAGCCCGAGATGCCAAAGGTGCCTGAAATTCCAAAGCCTGAGTTGCCAAAGGTACCAGAGATTAAGAAGCCTGAACTACCAAAGATGCCGGAGACTCCGAAGCCTGAGGCTCCTAAGTTTCCAGAGGTTCCTAAACCGGAGATGCCAAAGGTACCAGAGATTCCAAAGCCAGAGTTACCAAAGGTGCCGGAGATTCCTAAGCCCGAGTTACCAAAGGTGCCTGAAGTTCCAAAGCCTGAGTTGCCAAAGGTACCAGAGATTAAGAAGCCTGAACTACCAAAGATGCCGGAGACTCCGAAGCCTGAGGCTCCTAAGTTGCCAGAGGTTCCTAAACCCGAGATGCCAAAGGTACCGGAGATTCCAAAGCCTGAGTTACCAAAGGTGCCTGAAATTCCAAAGCCAGAGCTACCAAAGGTGCCAGAGATTCCTAAGCCGGAGCTACCAAAGATGCCTGAGATTCCTAAACCCGAGTTGCCAAAGGTACCAGAGATTAAGAAGCCAGAACTACCAAAAATGCCGGAGATTCCAAAGCCTGAGGCTCCTAAGTTGCCGGAGATTCAGAAACCTGAGTTACCAACCATTCCAGAGGTTCCAAAACCTGATGTACCGAAAGTTCCAGAGATTCCAAAACCAGAGCTACCAAAGATGCCTGAAGTTCCCAAGTTGCCGGAATTTCCAAAAGTTCCTGGAACTCACTGA
- the LOC103850372 gene encoding guanosine nucleotide diphosphate dissociation inhibitor At5g09550-like isoform X2, with amino-acid sequence MDEEYDVIVLGTGLKECILSGLLSVDGLKVLHMDRNDYYGGESSSLNLTQLWKRFRGSDTPQENLGAIREYNVDMIPKFIMANGTLVQTLIHTDVTKYLNFKAVDGSFVYKKGKIYKVPATDVEALKSPLMGLFEKRRARKFFIYVQDYDEKDPKSHEGLDLSKVTAREIISKYGLEDDTIDFIGHALALHNDDGYLDQPAMDFVMRIKLYAESLARFQGGSPYIYPLYGLGELPQAFARLSAVYGGTYMLNKPECKVEFDSSGKAIGVTSAGETAKCKKVVCDPSYLSDKVKKVGKVNRAVCIMSHPIPDTNDAHSVQIILPQKQLGRKSDMYLFCCSYAHNVAPKGKYIAFVSAEAETDSPEEELKPGIELLGPIDEIFYHSYDTYVPTNKQEEDNCFISGVSEYHSTSYYLISNFHLCFIFLMFLCFVLFYYQTYDATTHFESTVEDVLEMYTKITGKV; translated from the exons ATGGATGAAGAGTATGATGTGATTGTTCTTGGCACTGGTCTCAAGGAGTGTATCCTTAGTGGTCTTCTCTCTGTCGATGGCCTCAAG GTACTGCATATGGATAGAAACGACTATTATGGAGGAGAGTCATCCTCTCTTAACCTCACTCAGCTATGGAAGCGTTTCAGGGGAAGTGACACTCCTCAAGAAAATCTTGGTGCAATCAGAGAATACAATGTCGATATGATCCCAAAG TTCATAATGGCTAATGGAACCCTTGTTCAGACCCTAATTCACACTGATGTCACCAAGTATCTTAACTTCAAAGCCGTTGATGGTAGCTTCGTCTACAAGAAGGGCAAG ATCTATAAAGTCCCAGCCACTGATGTGGAAGCCCTAAAATCGCCATTGATGGGTCTGTTCGAGAAACGACGTGCAAGAAAGTTCTTTATCTATGTGCAAGACTACGATGAGAAAGATCCTAAGTCTCACGAAGGACTTGACCTTAGCAAAGTCACAGCTAGAGAGATTATCTC GAAGTATGGACTTGAAGACGATACAATCGACTTCATCGGCCATGCCTTGGCGCTTCACAATGACGATGGCTACTTGGATCAACCAGCCATGGATTTTGTTATGAGAATCAAG CTCTACGCAGAATCTTTGGCTCGTTTCCAAGGAGGATCTCCTTACATCTACCCATTGTACGGTCTAGGAGAGTTGCCACAGGCTTTTGCACGTTTGAGTGCTGTTTATGGTGGGACTTACATGCTAAACAAGCCTGAATGCAAG GTTGAGTTTGATAGCTCCGGAAAAGCTATTGGTGTAACTTCTGCGGGAGAAACTGCTAAATGCAAGAAAGTTGTGTGTGATCCTTCTTACTTGTCTGACAAG GTTAAGAAAGTTGGAAAAGTGAATCGAGCGGTGTGTATAATGAGCCATCCTATTCCAGACACCAACGATGCTCACTCTGTCCAAATCATTCTTCCTCAGAAGCAACTCGGCCGCAAATCAGACAT GTACTTGTTCTGTTGCTCATACGCCCACAACGTTGCACCAAAAGGCAAATACATAGCTTTTGTCTCTGCAGAAGCTGAAACTGATAGTCCAGAAGAAGAGCTTAAACCTGGAATCGAATTACTTGGACCTATAGATGAGATCTTCTACCATTCTTATGACACATACGTTCCAACCAATAAGCAAGAAGAAGATAACTGCTTCATATCTGGTGTAAGTGAATATCATAGTACATCATATTATCTAATAAGTAATTTTCATctctgttttattttcttgatgtttctttgttttgttttgttttattatcagACTTATGATGCAACAACACATTTCGAGAGTACAGTCGAGGATGTACTAGAGATGTACACCAAGATCACTGGAAAGGTATAA
- the LOC103850393 gene encoding uncharacterized protein LOC103850393 isoform X2, with the protein MSFVIVGCAGRSSPRPRSTASHSPSIHTERSSPRPSSYSSPPKTGRSTPRTAGYTPSPQTASHDSHSSENTSNDHGFFSRGRSSSSDDAYDFFRRRRRSSSDDEGMFSGFIDEIKDAIENYRTSKKDPVAAAAEVASTSGSIACVTQAKAFQDCLDENETDINKCQSLMDMWCKCKKSSKLTT; encoded by the exons ATGTCTTTTGTTATTGTTGGTTGTGCAGGCAGATCTTCTCCTCGCCCTCGATCAACAGCTTCACACAGCCCATCTATTCATACTG AAAGATCTTCTCCACGTCCTTCAAGCTACAGTTCACCTCCTAAGACTG GAAGATCTACTCCACGCACTGCAGGCTACACTCCATCTCCTCAGACTG CTAGTCATGACTCCCACTCGAGCGAAAATACTAGTAACGATCATGGCTTCTTCTCGAGGGGACGTAGTAGTAGTAGTGATGATGCTTATGACTTCTTCCGGAGGAGACGTAGAAGTAGTAGTGATGACGAAG GGATGTTTTCTGGTTTCATAGACGAAATTAAGGATGCTATAGAAAACTACCGAACCTCTAAGAAAGACCCTGTAGCAGCAGCAGCCGAAGTTGCAAGTACCAGTGGTTCTATTGCATGTGTCACTCAAGCCAAAGCTTTCCAAGAT TGCCTCGACGAGAATGAAACAGACATTAATAAATGTCAGTCCTTGATGGACATGTGGTGTAAGTGCAAGAAGAGTTCCAAGCTAACCACCTAA
- the LOC103850372 gene encoding guanosine nucleotide diphosphate dissociation inhibitor At5g09550-like isoform X3 — protein MDEEYDVIVLGTGLKECILSGLLSVDGLKVLHMDRNDYYGGESSSLNLTQLWKRFRGSDTPQENLGAIREYNVDMIPKFIMANGTLVQTLIHTDVTKYLNFKAVDGSFVYKKGKIYKVPATDVEALKSPLMGLFEKRRARKFFIYVQDYDEKDPKSHEGLDLSKVTAREIISKYGLEDDTIDFIGHALALHNDDGYLDQPAMDFVMRIKLYAESLARFQGGSPYIYPLYGLGELPQAFARLSAVYGGTYMLNKPECKVEFDSSGKAIGVTSAGETAKCKKVVCDPSYLSDKVKKVGKVNRAVCIMSHPIPDTNDAHSVQIILPQKQLGRKSDMYLFCCSYAHNVAPKGKYIAFVSAEAETDSPEEELKPGIELLGPIDEIFYHSYDTYVPTNKQEEDNCFISGTYDATTHFESTVEDVLEMYTKITGKTLDLSVDLSAASATAET, from the exons ATGGATGAAGAGTATGATGTGATTGTTCTTGGCACTGGTCTCAAGGAGTGTATCCTTAGTGGTCTTCTCTCTGTCGATGGCCTCAAG GTACTGCATATGGATAGAAACGACTATTATGGAGGAGAGTCATCCTCTCTTAACCTCACTCAGCTATGGAAGCGTTTCAGGGGAAGTGACACTCCTCAAGAAAATCTTGGTGCAATCAGAGAATACAATGTCGATATGATCCCAAAG TTCATAATGGCTAATGGAACCCTTGTTCAGACCCTAATTCACACTGATGTCACCAAGTATCTTAACTTCAAAGCCGTTGATGGTAGCTTCGTCTACAAGAAGGGCAAG ATCTATAAAGTCCCAGCCACTGATGTGGAAGCCCTAAAATCGCCATTGATGGGTCTGTTCGAGAAACGACGTGCAAGAAAGTTCTTTATCTATGTGCAAGACTACGATGAGAAAGATCCTAAGTCTCACGAAGGACTTGACCTTAGCAAAGTCACAGCTAGAGAGATTATCTC GAAGTATGGACTTGAAGACGATACAATCGACTTCATCGGCCATGCCTTGGCGCTTCACAATGACGATGGCTACTTGGATCAACCAGCCATGGATTTTGTTATGAGAATCAAG CTCTACGCAGAATCTTTGGCTCGTTTCCAAGGAGGATCTCCTTACATCTACCCATTGTACGGTCTAGGAGAGTTGCCACAGGCTTTTGCACGTTTGAGTGCTGTTTATGGTGGGACTTACATGCTAAACAAGCCTGAATGCAAG GTTGAGTTTGATAGCTCCGGAAAAGCTATTGGTGTAACTTCTGCGGGAGAAACTGCTAAATGCAAGAAAGTTGTGTGTGATCCTTCTTACTTGTCTGACAAG GTTAAGAAAGTTGGAAAAGTGAATCGAGCGGTGTGTATAATGAGCCATCCTATTCCAGACACCAACGATGCTCACTCTGTCCAAATCATTCTTCCTCAGAAGCAACTCGGCCGCAAATCAGACAT GTACTTGTTCTGTTGCTCATACGCCCACAACGTTGCACCAAAAGGCAAATACATAGCTTTTGTCTCTGCAGAAGCTGAAACTGATAGTCCAGAAGAAGAGCTTAAACCTGGAATCGAATTACTTGGACCTATAGATGAGATCTTCTACCATTCTTATGACACATACGTTCCAACCAATAAGCAAGAAGAAGATAACTGCTTCATATCTGGT ACTTATGATGCAACAACACATTTCGAGAGTACAGTCGAGGATGTACTAGAGATGTACACCAAGATCACTGGAAAG actcTTGATTTGTCTGTGGATTTGAGTGCTGCGAGTGCTACTGCAGAAACTtga
- the LOC103850368 gene encoding uncharacterized protein LOC103850368 isoform X1 gives MISRRYLPSYKLRFSAARSFRSDAALEAISNALEEKVPNLVLYNYPSFSGAFSALFAHLYHSRLRTPSLILPFSSVVPFSVKDLSLEGFERCYLLDFVPPKDYAATTDCEIICFDHRKSAASKLGSVKKRFKVNVDVDKSSSKAVYEYFSSKLASSEGESISLLDDEDRTRVESVLDYIEDIDLRRWRLPDIKAFSFGLKEWRSKVNCITNPHMYEQLLRISSEDLIANGSSYFSSRLIDAKRVLKQNKAFKIRLGRGFYGECLGMRADGNHELSDELGKLLSLQSAAAGLRPIGAVTFMQRNNLKMCLRSTDDTTDTSEVAKAYGGGGTCCSSSFIIRMDEYNEWTAKNPT, from the exons ATGATTTCCCGGCGATATCTTCCGTCGTACAAGCTTCGTTTCTCGGCTGCTCGGAGTTTTCGATCAGACGCGGCGCTCGAAGCCATATCCAACGCCCTTGAAGAGAAAGTCCCAAACTTGGTGCTATACAATTACCCTTCCTTCTCCGGCGCTTTCTCAGCTCTCTTCGCTCATCTCTACCACTCTCGCCTCCGCACTCCCTCTCTCATCTTACCCTTCTCTTCCGTCGTACCCTTTAGTGTCAAAGATCTCTCCTTGGAAGGGTTCGAGAGGTGTTACCTCCTCGATTTCGTTCCTCCTAAAGACTACGCCGCTACAACAGATTGCGA gattatTTGTTTTGATCATCGAAAGTCAGCAGCTTCAAAGCTCGGCTCGGTGAAGAAGAGGTTTAAGGTTAATGTTGATGTTGACAAGAGTAGCTCAAAGGCTGTGTATGAATACTTCTCGAGTAAACTCGCATCTTCCGAG GGGGAATCTATCAGTTTGCTAGATGATGAAGATAGAACTCGAGTTGAATCAGTTCTTGATTACATTGAAGATATTGATCTTAGACGATGGAGATTACCGGATATCAAGGCTTTCAGCTTCGGACTAAAGGAGTGGCGTTCAAAGGTTAACTGCATCACGAATCCGCACATGTACGAACAG CTGTTGAGGATAAGTTCAGAGGACCTCATTGCTAATGGGAGCTCGTATTTTTCTTCCCGGCTTATCGATGCAaagagagtgctgaagcagaaCAAAGCTTTCAAGATCAGATTGGGAAGAGGGTTTTATGGAGAATGCCTG GGAATGCGTGCAGATGGTAATCATGAACTAAGCGATGAGCTAGGAAAGCTACTTAGTCTACAAAGTGCTGCAGCTGGTTTGag GCCAATAGGAGCTGTCACATTCATGCAACGGAACAATCTCAAAATGTGCTTGCGAAGCACTGATGATACAACCGATACATCTGAAGTTGCTAAGGCCTATGGTGGAGGTGGCACTTGTTGTTCAAGCTCGTTCATCATAAGAATGGATGAATATAATGAATGGACTGCCAAAAATCCAACATGA
- the LOC103850372 gene encoding guanosine nucleotide diphosphate dissociation inhibitor At5g09550-like isoform X1 has translation MDEEYDVIVLGTGLKECILSGLLSVDGLKVLHMDRNDYYGGESSSLNLTQLWKRFRGSDTPQENLGAIREYNVDMIPKFIMANGTLVQTLIHTDVTKYLNFKAVDGSFVYKKGKIYKVPATDVEALKSPLMGLFEKRRARKFFIYVQDYDEKDPKSHEGLDLSKVTAREIISKYGLEDDTIDFIGHALALHNDDGYLDQPAMDFVMRIKLYAESLARFQGGSPYIYPLYGLGELPQAFARLSAVYGGTYMLNKPECKVEFDSSGKAIGVTSAGETAKCKKVVCDPSYLSDKVKKVGKVNRAVCIMSHPIPDTNDAHSVQIILPQKQLGRKSDMYLFCCSYAHNVAPKGKYIAFVSAEAETDSPEEELKPGIELLGPIDEIFYHSYDTYVPTNKQEEDNCFISGVSEYHSTSYYLISNFHLCFIFLMFLCFVLFYYQTYDATTHFESTVEDVLEMYTKITGKTLDLSVDLSAASATAET, from the exons ATGGATGAAGAGTATGATGTGATTGTTCTTGGCACTGGTCTCAAGGAGTGTATCCTTAGTGGTCTTCTCTCTGTCGATGGCCTCAAG GTACTGCATATGGATAGAAACGACTATTATGGAGGAGAGTCATCCTCTCTTAACCTCACTCAGCTATGGAAGCGTTTCAGGGGAAGTGACACTCCTCAAGAAAATCTTGGTGCAATCAGAGAATACAATGTCGATATGATCCCAAAG TTCATAATGGCTAATGGAACCCTTGTTCAGACCCTAATTCACACTGATGTCACCAAGTATCTTAACTTCAAAGCCGTTGATGGTAGCTTCGTCTACAAGAAGGGCAAG ATCTATAAAGTCCCAGCCACTGATGTGGAAGCCCTAAAATCGCCATTGATGGGTCTGTTCGAGAAACGACGTGCAAGAAAGTTCTTTATCTATGTGCAAGACTACGATGAGAAAGATCCTAAGTCTCACGAAGGACTTGACCTTAGCAAAGTCACAGCTAGAGAGATTATCTC GAAGTATGGACTTGAAGACGATACAATCGACTTCATCGGCCATGCCTTGGCGCTTCACAATGACGATGGCTACTTGGATCAACCAGCCATGGATTTTGTTATGAGAATCAAG CTCTACGCAGAATCTTTGGCTCGTTTCCAAGGAGGATCTCCTTACATCTACCCATTGTACGGTCTAGGAGAGTTGCCACAGGCTTTTGCACGTTTGAGTGCTGTTTATGGTGGGACTTACATGCTAAACAAGCCTGAATGCAAG GTTGAGTTTGATAGCTCCGGAAAAGCTATTGGTGTAACTTCTGCGGGAGAAACTGCTAAATGCAAGAAAGTTGTGTGTGATCCTTCTTACTTGTCTGACAAG GTTAAGAAAGTTGGAAAAGTGAATCGAGCGGTGTGTATAATGAGCCATCCTATTCCAGACACCAACGATGCTCACTCTGTCCAAATCATTCTTCCTCAGAAGCAACTCGGCCGCAAATCAGACAT GTACTTGTTCTGTTGCTCATACGCCCACAACGTTGCACCAAAAGGCAAATACATAGCTTTTGTCTCTGCAGAAGCTGAAACTGATAGTCCAGAAGAAGAGCTTAAACCTGGAATCGAATTACTTGGACCTATAGATGAGATCTTCTACCATTCTTATGACACATACGTTCCAACCAATAAGCAAGAAGAAGATAACTGCTTCATATCTGGTGTAAGTGAATATCATAGTACATCATATTATCTAATAAGTAATTTTCATctctgttttattttcttgatgtttctttgttttgttttgttttattatcagACTTATGATGCAACAACACATTTCGAGAGTACAGTCGAGGATGTACTAGAGATGTACACCAAGATCACTGGAAAG actcTTGATTTGTCTGTGGATTTGAGTGCTGCGAGTGCTACTGCAGAAACTtga
- the LOC103850368 gene encoding uncharacterized protein LOC103850368 isoform X2, producing the protein MISRRYLPSYKLRFSAARSFRSDAALEAISNALEEKVPNLVLYNYPSFSGAFSALFAHLYHSRLRTPSLILPFSSVVPFSVKDLSLEGFERCYLLDFVPPKDYAATTDCEIICFDHRKSAASKLGSVKKRFKVNVDVDKSSSKAVYEYFSSKLASSEGESISLLDDEDRTRVESVLDYIEDIDLRRWRLPDIKAFSFGLKEWRSKVNCITNPHMYEQLLRISSEDLIANGSSYFSSRLIDAKRVLKQNKAFKIRLGRGFYGECLGMRADGNHELSDELGKLLSLQSAAAGLRPMVEVALVVQARSS; encoded by the exons ATGATTTCCCGGCGATATCTTCCGTCGTACAAGCTTCGTTTCTCGGCTGCTCGGAGTTTTCGATCAGACGCGGCGCTCGAAGCCATATCCAACGCCCTTGAAGAGAAAGTCCCAAACTTGGTGCTATACAATTACCCTTCCTTCTCCGGCGCTTTCTCAGCTCTCTTCGCTCATCTCTACCACTCTCGCCTCCGCACTCCCTCTCTCATCTTACCCTTCTCTTCCGTCGTACCCTTTAGTGTCAAAGATCTCTCCTTGGAAGGGTTCGAGAGGTGTTACCTCCTCGATTTCGTTCCTCCTAAAGACTACGCCGCTACAACAGATTGCGA gattatTTGTTTTGATCATCGAAAGTCAGCAGCTTCAAAGCTCGGCTCGGTGAAGAAGAGGTTTAAGGTTAATGTTGATGTTGACAAGAGTAGCTCAAAGGCTGTGTATGAATACTTCTCGAGTAAACTCGCATCTTCCGAG GGGGAATCTATCAGTTTGCTAGATGATGAAGATAGAACTCGAGTTGAATCAGTTCTTGATTACATTGAAGATATTGATCTTAGACGATGGAGATTACCGGATATCAAGGCTTTCAGCTTCGGACTAAAGGAGTGGCGTTCAAAGGTTAACTGCATCACGAATCCGCACATGTACGAACAG CTGTTGAGGATAAGTTCAGAGGACCTCATTGCTAATGGGAGCTCGTATTTTTCTTCCCGGCTTATCGATGCAaagagagtgctgaagcagaaCAAAGCTTTCAAGATCAGATTGGGAAGAGGGTTTTATGGAGAATGCCTG GGAATGCGTGCAGATGGTAATCATGAACTAAGCGATGAGCTAGGAAAGCTACTTAGTCTACAAAGTGCTGCAGCTGGTTTGag GCCTATGGTGGAGGTGGCACTTGTTGTTCAAGCTCGTTCATCATAA
- the LOC103850393 gene encoding uncharacterized protein LOC103850393 isoform X1 — MSFVIVGCAGRSSPRPRSTASHSPSIHTERSSPRPSSYSSPPKTGRSTPRTAGYTPSPQTASHDSHSSENTSNDHGFFSRGRSSSSDDAYDFFRRRRRSSSDDEGMFSGFIDEIKDAIENYRTSKKDPVAAAAEVASTSGSIACVTQAKAFQDVSNNHFICIASIYSIKTFLLIYVWSNYFNTLLKSLTNYLRKMLYK; from the exons ATGTCTTTTGTTATTGTTGGTTGTGCAGGCAGATCTTCTCCTCGCCCTCGATCAACAGCTTCACACAGCCCATCTATTCATACTG AAAGATCTTCTCCACGTCCTTCAAGCTACAGTTCACCTCCTAAGACTG GAAGATCTACTCCACGCACTGCAGGCTACACTCCATCTCCTCAGACTG CTAGTCATGACTCCCACTCGAGCGAAAATACTAGTAACGATCATGGCTTCTTCTCGAGGGGACGTAGTAGTAGTAGTGATGATGCTTATGACTTCTTCCGGAGGAGACGTAGAAGTAGTAGTGATGACGAAG GGATGTTTTCTGGTTTCATAGACGAAATTAAGGATGCTATAGAAAACTACCGAACCTCTAAGAAAGACCCTGTAGCAGCAGCAGCCGAAGTTGCAAGTACCAGTGGTTCTATTGCATGTGTCACTCAAGCCAAAGCTTTCCAAGATGTAAGTAATAACCACTTTATATGCATTGCatctatctattctattaaaacattCCTATTGATATATGTGTGGTCAaactattttaatacattatTAAAATCTCTTActaattatttaagaaaaatgttatacaaataa